The following coding sequences lie in one Anoplolepis gracilipes chromosome 4, ASM4749672v1, whole genome shotgun sequence genomic window:
- the LOC140665160 gene encoding synaptic vesicle glycoprotein 2B: MVEGEPDTKRNIKCDVKDERLNGCGSKDLELARIGLKGKTLDPEKGSYVQADFEKAIELSEYGKFHYFLLAVCGFVSTSEEMDVISMSFILPSAQCDLKLNTQAKGWLNSIIFIGMMAGAYAWGSIADALGRRKVLIAISFMNALCIVASSFSQTYELFMLFRFLNGAALGGSGPVIWSYFAEFQPKSKRGSMLSFMAAFWTLGNLFVAGLAWLIIPREMGFTSSTFTYNSWRIFLLICAIPSFVVTGLLLLLPESPKYLLSSGKYEEALEIFRKIYVINTGKPRDTYMVKELILDDFQDSNLVKDEVEEKSKCKTMLSDIVENSRQLFVTPILRFTIISIVINFTFHIGYYGLMMWFPELFNRFDEYHRDQPGVVASICQVTDYVVNKGSHSIENVCSDKIGTSVFMESLITVASAIPANIIAVLGMDRLGRKFFLVFSTFSSGLCSIGLYFVYNKYQNLTVSAIFSGAISCGNAALDCLITEVFPTQLRATGIAISMVAARLGGIIGNIVIAQLLDMYCPAPTFIVAALLIGGGLLCLFLPNTTREPLS, translated from the exons ATGGTAGAAGGTGAACCCGACACAAAGCGCAATATTA AGTGTGATGTAAAAGACGAGCGGCTAAACGGTTGCGGTTCTAAGGACCTCGAACTTGCCC GCATCGGATTAAAAGGCAAGACTCTCGATCCAGAGAAGGGATCCTATGTTCAAGCCGATTTCGAAAAAGCCATTGAACTAAGCG AATATGGCAAGTTTCATTACTTCCTGCTCGCGGTATGCGGCTTCGTCAGCACCAGCGAGGAGATGGACGTGATTTCCATGTCCTTCATCCTGCCAAGTGCACAATGTGATCTGAAGCTCAATACTCAAGCGAAGGGATGGCTCAACTCAATCATCTTCATCGGGATGATGGCCGGGGCGTACGCGTGGGGCTCCATAGCGGACGCTCTCGGTCGTCGGAAAGTCCTGATCGCTATCTCATTCATGAACGCCCTGTGCATTGTAGCTTCTAGTTTCAGCCAAACGTACGAACTCTTCATGTTGTTCCGTTTCTTGAATGGTGCAGC GCTGGGAGGTAGCGGACCTGTCATCTGGTCGTATTTCGCTGAATTTCAGCCAAAGTCCAAACGCGGCTCAATGCTGTCCTTCATGGCGGCATTCTGGACGTTAGGAAATCTTTTCGTGGCTG GTTTAGCATGGTTGATCATCCCTAGAGAAATGGGTTTCACGAGTTCGACATTCACCTACAATTCTTGGCGAATCTTCCTGTTGATCTGCGCTATTCCGTCGTTCGTTGTGACGGGGTTGCTTCTATTACTCCCCGAATCTCCCAAGTATCTCTTGTCCTCTGGAAAGTATGAGGAGGCACTTGAGATCTTtcgcaaaatatatgtaattaataccGGTAAACCACGTGACACCTACATG GTAAAAGAACTGATTCTCGATGACTTTCAAGATTCGAATCTGGTGAAAGACGAAGTCGAGGAGAAGAGCAAATGCAAAACTATGTTGAGTGACATTGTGGAGAATAGTAGACAACTATTTGTAACGCCTATTCTTCGTTTCACGATAATATcgattgttattaatttcacttttcacaTCGGTTATTACGGTCTCATGATGTGGTTCCCGGAACTGTTCAATCGTTTCGATGAATACCATCGTGATCAACCGGGTGTAGTGGCCTCGATATGCCAGGTCACCGATTATGTCGTTAATAAGGGTTCGCATAGCATCGAAAATGTTTGCTCGGATAAAATAGGAACGTCCGTCTTTATGGAATCCCTTATCACAGTGGCGTCCGCTATACCTGCCAATATCATCGCTGTCCTGGGGATGGATCGCCTTGGGCGTAAATTTTTTCTag TGTTCAGTACATTCTCATCGGGACTTTGCTCGATCGGTTTATATTTCGTATACAACAAGTATCAGAATTTGACTGTGTCGGCTATCTTTAGTGGCGCAATAAGTTGCGGTAATGCGGCTCTGGACTGTCTCATTACTGAGGTATTCCCGACGCAATTGCGTGCAACTGGAATCGCCATATCAATGGTTGCCGCCCGTCTTGGCGGGATAATTGGTAATATCGTTATAGCCCAGCTGCTGGACATGTATTGTCCAGCACCGACCTTCATAGTGGCTGCTCTTCTGATTG GAGGAGGCTTATTGTGTTTATTCTTACCGAACACAACGCGCGAGCCACTTTCCTGA
- the Rpl17 gene encoding large ribosomal subunit protein uL22 produces the protein MGRYSHEPVNQTKSCKARGSNLRVHFKNTHEAARAIKSMALRRAQKYLKNVIEYKECVPFRRFNGGVGRCAQAKQFGTTQGRWPKKSAEFLLQLLKNAESNADYKGLDVDRLVIEHIQVNHAPCLRRRTYRAHGRINPYMSSPCHIEVILTEKEDVVAKATEEEPSKKKLSKKKLARQKEKMMRE, from the exons ATGGGTCGTTACTCCCACGAACCGGTCAACCAGACCAAGTCGTGCAAGGCACGTGGTTCCAATCTTCGCGTGCATTTtaag AACACTCATGAGGCAGCACGTGCTATCAAAAGTATGGCTCTGCGAAGGGCGCAGAAATACCTGAAAAATGTCATCGAATATAAGGAATGCGTTCCTTTCCGTAGGTTCAATGGTGGTGTCGGTAGATGTGCCCAAGCCAAACAATTCGGCACTACGCAAG gTCGTTGGCCTAAAAAATCAGCAGAGTTTCTGCTGCAGCTTCTGAAAAATGCTGAAAGCAATGCAGATTACAAGGGACTCGATGTGGATCGTCTTGTTATTGAGCATATACAGGTTAATCATGCACCTTGCCTTCGCAGGAGGACGTATAGAGCTCATGGGCGTATAAATC ctTACATGAGCTCACCCTGTCACATTGAAGTGATCTTAACAGAAAAGGAGGATGTTGTTGCGAAAGCCACAGAAGAAGAGCCATCAAAGAAGAAGCTTAGCAAGAAAAAGCTTGCTAGACAAAAGGAGAAGATGATGAGGGAATAA